The following proteins are encoded in a genomic region of Raphanus sativus cultivar WK10039 unplaced genomic scaffold, ASM80110v3 Scaffold1470, whole genome shotgun sequence:
- the LOC108822426 gene encoding transcription factor SCREAM2-like, with protein sequence MNGDGTWLGEASQAGDNEDESGTWVRNTEENWFNNPQPLHHNDLRFSGGLPLNPSENLLLLLQQQSIDTSSPLQHFTLDSAPQQQQQEQSFLATKACFTSLLNVPTSNNNNINNNPFDELGFSSGFLGQTHVNQTPNFSQLCSPPHFLSSRPENTTGVGNRFTPLEFAGITNGVFENRAKVLKPLDVLASPTSQPTLFQKRAAMRQSSSSKTCNSESSSEMRRSSYERENLDDASTGITDIISDEHNNNNNKGKKKGMPAKNLMAERRRRKKLNDRLYMLRSVVPKISKMDRASILGDAIDYLKELLQRINDLHTELESTAPPSSSSLHPLTPTTQTLSYRVKEELCPSSSSFPSPRDQQARIEVKLREGKAVNIHMFCGRRPGLLLSTMRALDNLGLDVQQAVVSCFNGFALDVFRAEQCQEGHDVVPEQIKAVLLDTVGYTGLV encoded by the exons ATGAACGGGGACGGAACTTGGCTTGGTGAAGCATCTCAAGCAGGCGATAACGAGGATGAATCTGGGACGTGGGTCAGAAACACAGAAGAAAACTGGTTTAATAACCCACAACCACTACACCATAACGACCTCAGATTCAGTGGTGGACTTCCCTTGAATCCTTCAGAGaacctccttctccttcttcagcaGCAATCTATTGATACTTCCTCTCCGTTGCAACACTTCACACTCGACTCTGccccacaacaacaacaacaagaacagtCTTTCTTGGCTACAAAAGCTTGCTTCACTTCTCTACTCAACGTCCCCACcagtaacaacaacaacatcaacaaCAACCCTTTTGATGAACTCGGCTTCAGTTCTGGCTTTTTAGGACAAACACATGTAAACCAGACTCCAAACTTCTCTCAATTGTGTTCACCACCGCACTTTCTCTCTTCCCGGCCGGAAAACACCACCGGAGTAGGTAACAGATTCACTCCTCTCGAGTTTGCTGGAATCACAAACGGCGTTTTCGAGAACAGAGCCAAGGTTCTGAAACCGTTAGACGTCTTAGCTTCACCTACCTCGCAGCCGACGCTCTTCCAGAAACGAGCTGCGATGCGTCAGAGCTCAAGCAGCAAAACGTGCAACTCGGAGTCTTCCTCCGAGATGAGAAGATCAAGCTACGAGCGTGAGAATCTCGATGACGCGAGCACTGGAATCACAGACATCATCTCTGATGAgcataacaacaacaacaacaaaggcAAGAAGAAAGGAATGCCTGCTAAGAATCTAATGgctgagagaagaagaaggaagaagcttaACGACAGGCTCTACATGCTCAGATCAGTAGTCCCCAAGATCAGCAAA ATGGATAGAGCATCTATACTTGGTGATGCTATTGATTATCTTAAAGAGCTTTTACAGAGAATCAATGATCTTCATACCGAACTTGAATCTACTGCTCCACCGAGTTCTTCAAGCTTGCATCCGTTAACACCGACCACGCAAACGCTGAGTTACCGTGTTAAGGAAGAGTTgtgtccttcttcttcttcctttccaaGCCCTAGAGACCAGCAAGCTAGA ATTGAGGTTAAGTTAAGAGAAGGAAAGGCAGTGAACATCCACATGTTCTGTGGACGACGACCTGGTCTTTTACTTTCCACCATGAGAGCTCTGGATAACTTAGGATTGGATGTTCAACAAGCTGTAGTTAGCTGCTTCAACGGGTTTGCTTTGGATGTTTTCCGTGCTGAG CAATGCCAAGAAGGCCATGATGTGGTGCCTGAACAGATCAAAGCAGTGCTGTTAGACACTGTGGGCTACACCGGTTTGGTTTGA
- the LOC130504269 gene encoding uncharacterized protein LOC130504269: MALSSSFSVSVFLLIVVSVQWTMVCSEPTILSSPAVLPYSNAPDMSSFFPSPTKDRTFDTAASPAPETEAPGPSSGQFNGKVAGISMRLRPDLPLVLVIFGICSFLSVCY, translated from the coding sequence ATGGCTCTGTCTTCTAGCTTCTCAGTTTCTGTGTTTCTCTTGATCGTTGTGTCGGTCCAATGGACTATGGTTTGCAGTGAACCCACAATCTTATCTTCTCCTGCTGTCTTACCGTATAGCAATGCACCGGATATGTCTTCGTTTTTCCCTTCCCCGACCAAAGACCGGACATTTGATACTGCTGCATCTCCTGCTCCAGAAACAGAGGCCCCTGGTCCTAGCTCAGGCCAGTTTAATGGAAAGGTTGCAGGTATCTCCATGCGGCTTCGTCCTGATCTCCCTTTGGTTCTTGTCATTTTTGGCATCTGTAGCTTTCTATCTGTATGTTATTGA
- the LOC108822474 gene encoding uncharacterized protein LOC108822474, with protein sequence MGSSQSSQLLDDEEEEDDEDEPEIEEGVDDEGGLNRRRRRTELVENLLVKKVLEQEPEMLPCHASASPLSPQLSSLGTPRIGPSIKVWDPYNVLAPQPPPPLFSRISSSSAEHDRAAVTEVYLISHGECDLDLRPDLIGGRCHVATLTPNGKRQARALAVFLNSEGVRFASVFSSPLDRARSMAVSVCQEMNFPEEHVQSSEAIVEMSLGDWEGFHRSEIYTPETLSLVERCQPDFSPPSGESLRQVEFRMVQFLNGLTEKLRSTHHVNARGGLSQSSPHSLATSIHRPSLTRKKSGKSRFQVMNTTGGDHEGSEEIMFSHQNDEQHLGDINAKSSSSSQLSTCIGVFTHSLPIKCLLTGILGCSSVMTHKICVEDTSVTVLQHSWKTGWQVKRLNDTAHLRLL encoded by the exons ATGGGGTCATCACAGTCTTCACAGCTACTcgacgatgaagaagaagaagatgacgaaGATGAACCAGAAATCGAAGAAGGTGTTGATGACGAGGGAGGActgaacagaagaagaagaagaaccgagCTGGTGGAGAATCTGTTAGTGAAGAAAGTCCTCGAGCAAGAGCCCGAGATGCTCCCATGCCACGCATCCGCTTCCCCGCtctctcctcagctctcttcCCTCGGCACGCCTCGAATCGGACCTTCTATCAAAGTCTGGGACCCTTACAACGTCCTCGCTCCACAACCTCCACCTCCTCTCTTCTCCCGTATCTCTTCCTCCTCCGCGGAGCACGATCGCGCCGCCGTCACGGAGGTGTATTTAATCAGCCACGGAGAGTGCGATCTCGACCTAAGGCCTGATCTGATCGGAGGGAGGTGCCACGTGGCCACTCTCACCCCCAACGGGAAACGCCAGGCGAGGGCTCTCGCCGTGTTCTTGAACTCCGAAGGTGTTCGGTTCGCCTCCGTCTTCTCTTCGCCTCTGGATCGTGCTAGATCCATGGCTGTTTCCGTCTGTCAG GAAATGAATTTTCCAGAGGAGCATGTACAGTCTTCAGAGGCTATTGTTGAGATGAGTCTAGGAGACTGGGAAGGTTTCCATAGATCAGAGATCTACACGCCTGAAACTCTGAGTTTGGTAGAGAGATGCCAACCTGATTTCTCACCTCCCTCAGGTGAATCACTCAGACAAGTCGAGTTTCGGATGGTTCAGTTTCTGAATGGACTTACTGAGAAGCTCAGGTCTACACATCACGTCAATGCTCGTGGAGGGTTGTCGCAGAGTAGTCCTCACTCGCTAGCTACGTCTATTCATCGCCCAAGTCTTACGAGGAAGAAGTCTGGGAAGAGCAGGTTTCAGGTGATGAACACGACAGGTGGTGATCATGAGGGTAGTGAAGAGATTATGTTTAGTCATCAGAATGATGAACAACATTTGGGTGATATAAACGCCAAGAGTTCCTCTTCTTCTCAACTCTCGACCTGCATTGGAGTTTTTACACATTCGTTGCCTATAAAGTGTCTCCTGACCGGCATACTCGGATGCAGCTCGGTAATGACGCATAAGATCTGTGTGGAGGATACCTCCGTGACCGTGTTACAGCATTCGTGGAAAACTGGGTGGCAGGTAAAGCGGTTAAACGATACTGCTCATCTTAGACTGTTGTAG